A window of Branchiostoma floridae strain S238N-H82 chromosome 9, Bfl_VNyyK, whole genome shotgun sequence genomic DNA:
ACATGTAAATGCAGCAAGAGCAAAGGACACTTTCATACTATAATTTCTTCTCTTTAGAGACAAAGACTCAAAGGATTTGAACATCTTAATTTCTTTGCATAGATACATCCAGTACACATGTTCAATTACACTGTATTCCATAAATGGCTCCTATCCCCATACATTTACTTTTATGTATCACACTTTTAATTCTCATAATGTAATTAACAGCAAATGATTCCCAGGTAAGAATCTGCATTCTAGTttgttaaaaatattgcaatgttatTTAGGACTGGCGCAATGGCATAGtgagtagagtgtttgccttttGGCAGGTCTTGAGTTTGATTACTGGCTGAGTCGTATCACTTTAAGAATGATAGAtattgctttctctgcttatcaTTCACTAGTTTGAAAGGGTATGGTAGTTAAACACAATCTAAAACCCGAGTCTACCCcccctgttgtagtgattgcacaaatttGTGTGACACAAGAACAACTTATTACTTTAAAAAGACGTTTccaccctatgcaccatctggtgtaGGGAGGATTTACCATTAACTAAACTAGGAATGTTACCATGGCCAGCAACATTGCAGCATCACGTGCAGTTACATTATTTGATACCATCTTGATCAGTAGCTTGGGAAGAATCTCTGGATGATGGGATTGCCAGCATACCCTGCCTTGGGGTTGTCAAGGTAGACAAGGAAATGACCCTGGCTGAAGTCATATATAGCTGtaggaagtgaaaaaaaatgtttctatcACTGTCATAATGAGTTATTCCCATTACCATCAAGCATTAGAAAACCACTGATAAAGCAGTGTCAACAAAATGTAACTGAACTGTAAGAGGAGAGGTTAAAAAGTGTCCCAAAGTATTGGAAAATTATGAAATCCTATGGAACAGAAAATGTTGTACTAAGGTTCAGGTAATGTCCCCTACCTGTTGCCACAGTCTCTGCACCATCCTTATTATTTGGAGTTCTGTATATTGGATAGTCAGGGTCCTGTGTATCCCCTGCAACAAAAATGGTATGTTGTTAACAGTTGAGAAAAATTCATCGAGgaaaaaaataatgtaatgCATGTATGTCAAtattatgtcaaagtgtttcagcacacaacactgttacagtgtattaaaaaaaggaaaagaataaGAATCAAGAGCTCACCAAGTATGTCCACAATGTTCTTCAGATCATAGGGACTTGCCATCTGTGCAGCTCTGGCCTTGCGATGCTCCGTGCTGGGATCTTCATACTGTGGCACTGTGCCATTTAGTTTATCATACCTGCAGTTAAGAAGAGAGTAGGTAGAGGCCCCTGTTGtaccatcaaaatcaaaatcatcatTCACTTgtaaatgacaacaacaacaaagggcATTGTGAACTTTTGAAGATACCCACAGTACACAGAACTCAGTGCATTCTGTATACACAATAGTCCTGTAATGAAGCTAAGTTATTGATACACATTTTTTAATTGTAAATTTGTTCTTGtcacatatacacatgtacatacacttATTAGCAAACTTTATTCTGATTTATCCAGGAGTGTACATATTGTTGTATGTATGATTTAGGAATagatttgatgaaataaaactcACATGTTGAAGTGGAAGTAATGCTCCTGGCCCTGTACATCCAGAACAGTTTGGGAGTACTGTGGTAAGTTGGGTACCGTCGGTGCAACCTCAATGTTGTACAGTTTGCTGAAGTCTGATGCATATCCGATGTTTACACTGTAAGACAGAATcacacagttcagttcagttcatcctcatatgaggtgccattaacgatgTCTAACCATGtatctctatctagcatggcggctagcaggtTGCAGTCCTTTAAACCGACCTCCTCCTCCAGAACTTTCTTGTGGGCCAGAATCACACAAGGCGCATACCAGTATAGACACGCTGAGGCAAAAATTTATAGTGCTATTAAGCAGACTCTACAAATTTTATGCAGTGGTTATCTGTAGTTTTCTCACGGGTACAATGTTCCCTGGCTGTCTTGAGCACCTGTCTTTTTCAAGCTTTTGTCTGAGGACAGAAATCTGAACTTAACATGCTTAATGTGATCAAACTGTTACATTGACAGTTTCAACAATAAAATTCAACATAGGATCCCCAACAATTCTGTGGGATTTCAAGCTGGAAAAAGCCCTGTACTAGTTTAGTACTTATTTAGATGTTCCCATACCTGAAGCCAGAGGCTACACCTGGACCTTTCTTGTTGGTTATGATGTCCAGGGCCTCACTGGGATCCCTGGCTACCAGCATGGCTCTGTTCAACATGTAACGAACTGTGAAGAGAATATATAACATGATGATAACTAGTAGTTTGTTTGATGAACAGGTCCCAGTTTGTGAACAACAgatggtgataatgatgattatACCCAAGGGGCACAGGACAGGTGTATGGAAAAACAGCCTTTAAAAAGCAGCCATCAAATAATGGTATAATGTAACATCTATTGTCTAACATTTCCAACTTCAAGCATAATCAAACTCAATCAGTAGCTAGCCCCCACAGAATGAAAATGACCTCCAAACCTTGCAACCCGGCGTGTATATACAGTGGGTACAATTAAGATAACAATCTGGTATTTGATGTACAAATATGTTGTTGTAAAgtattgtttgtatgtatgtatgtacccaGGGCTTCTGAAAAGCAATGTCTTGGGAGAGTCACCTTGGTAAATAAAACAGAATGGGATAAATAAAAACTAATTACTAAATTAATATTTAAATACTACACAAATGTACTAAAGCGTTGTATGAAATAAGGTtaagcttagaaatacaaaccTTGCTTATTAGGCTGTATGTTTTTAGGGAACACAGCGTTGACCGTAAAAACCATCCCATTCAAGTTGTGTCCAAAGGCACATCCCGGCAGATGCCCAGGATACGTGTAGGCAGTGAAGTACTCCCAGTCTCCGATCTGTGTCCCGTTAGGGAGCTTGTACGGAGAGACCTGGGCATGGATCAGGTACGCGTGATCCTTGATCAGGGGGTCGGCGTCCTCATTGTGTGCGAGGACTCTCTGGTTCGCGATATCCATGAAAACGTCGGAGCAAGAAGAAACGTCCCTTTTCCTTTCCATTAGCAGGATTTCGTGCCTGGTGGTTAGCAGGAAGGCTTGTATGAAAGGCACCCCAGCTCCGTCACTCATACCGGTTAGCTCGGACACGTACTGCGGGAACGAGTCATTTGCGACTTTCAAGAAGCCTTCGACGATCGCCTTCCCCTTCTCCGACTTGTAGAAAGGCGTTAGGATGTCGTGAAGGAGGGTGTACTTTGTGTAGAAGTCTTGGATCCGCTCTCTGAAGGTGTACCCGATGGTGTAGCCGACCTCGTAGTGCGTTCCCCTGACATGGAGTTCGGGCAAGTTGAGCGTTTTGTTGAGCGGCGAAACAGGTTTAGCGGAAACAAAGCAGACCGTGCTGCACATGCATAGCACCGTTAGAACCGTCACTAGAGCCATCTTCATGGCATATATCGTCGCTAAAACAGCTCTAGAGGACCTAGAATATCAACGCTGTAGGTAGGATTCAATGAAATACGCAGAGGATCGACTATTTACAGTAATAGAGGTCTCGTGATCGTAAAGTTGGCACAAGTTCGGTCGCCAGCGGCCATTGTACTGTGCCAAAGGTCACGGGACGAGCGCATTGCCTTTCAATAGGGGTGCTGAAATTAACTTACGATAAATTCAATAATAGTGTAAATCTAGCGAAGTGCAAATTTTCATAAGCAAAATTTAGATGACTGCCAGCACAATTGTCCAGAATACACTTTTCTACACTTCACCCACACCTTACAGTTAAAGGCACACTCTTTGCTAACCAGAGCAGAGGAGAGTCCCCAAGTCCACCGAAAATCTTAGCTTGAAACTGTTTGCAGTATTTTAGAGGTATCTATTTATTACCAAGCATGTTTTCCATTATGGTTTATGTTGTTTGGAAAGCTTGAATGATTCTGAATATCCAATGCTATGCAGCTAAAGGTGCATACCATTCGTGTTACCCAACTTCTAAGTgtatctgtccttagtgctgaaagggAAATCCACAGACAAGGTTATTGCAATTTCTATCCATTCACACATGGTTGCCCCTTGTTTGTCCAGTGTGATATCATTCATAACTTTCTTTGCTTTGATATCAATCTGGCAAATGTCATTGAACAAGTTAAATTCATGTAAAACTCTAGACCCAGAGGGTCAAATCCACTTGGCAGCATACATGTGGATGGTGATGGCACTGTTTCAGGAAAACTGTCATTGTTCTGAATTGCTGAGCCCCTATTGCAGAGTTTACTAGCAGTTCCCTATGATGTTAGTGACAAGTATAAATAACTAATGGACACTACAGGAAGGAAACTCAGGTAGCTGATGTATTGTGTGTGAAGGTAGGAGACAAATGAAATTTGGTGTGCTAACGTTAAAATTGGCATTATTTTcatgtgtacgtatgtgtggGCTATTTCAATGCAAAAGGGCCCTTACCAGTTCAGTTTTAAACAGGGGAGAGACCCCATCTCTGCCTCCCTGATAATTCCCACAAAGACAGAAAAATGTTAGTCTATTCTTGGATCTTCCATTCCTTGCAGCTTCTTTTGTGCAACACCTTCAATGGATTCCTATCACTAATGCTGATTCAAAGTCTCTTGTAAAATCTGTTCACAAAAGATAGAACAGTTAAATTCTCTTGACATTTCTTCATTCTCTTTAATAATTTTATCCTGGGGATATGACAATTCCTACTTTCTTTGCTGTTAAGTTTACACATATTTGttccatatttttttcttgaaaaacaaaaagttttaaattctGTCCCATTGGAAACCATTACGTCAAACTTTCCACAGAAAATTGTCTTCAATGATTAAACTTGAACTAACTTGTACAGTAGTTCTTTCCAGAGGTAGCTTGTTTTGATTCAAAATATgcttattattacatgtattaggaGAATAAAGTTATTCAGGAAGTAGACTATCTAGTTTCTGAAGACAAACTAACTCCTACACTTGTTCATTCAGGAGGTAGATTGCGTTGTTTCAGAAGACACCTCCAGAAACATAGGACGATAAGAGGCAGGAATTATCCAATGATTAACTAATAAAACGAATCACTTTGCTTTGTCCGTCTCTTGGCAAGAGAAGTATGCATGCAAAATGATATCTTCACCACTGTTGAACATAGTAAGTCTTTGCCTGTAGCTCTGAGGGGCAtaatttctttccttcttttaaaaagaaataaaccaGTGAAAATCAATGCATGCAGAGATGCAGCTTGGCATTATGCTTAAATGAGTATGTAAATACAGgaatgatatttgtttttgtagGGACATAGCCAGTAGTATGGATGCAGCATGGCATTATGCCCCAAATAAGTACATATAAATACAGGAATGATATTCGTTTTTGTAGGGACATAGCTAGTAGAATCTAAGCTGTAGAATATCCTATCTGTCCTGTCCATTGATCTGTTGCAGTGCTGTTTCTAACTTTTCTGGGGGGAACACCCCCTTCTCTGTGATGATCCCCCCTGTGATCAGGTCATGGGGTGTCACGTCAAAGGCAGGATTCCAGCACTTGATTCCTGTGAACAAGAGCAATCAAAATCAGCTCATTGTAAGAAATGTACAACATCTGATAcatcgataaaggttagacattcaggtgacTGTCAccgatgaaagatagtggatgctgtctgaaacgtctgaccattcccaatatcatatccagttacttgagtaactgctattttaGCCTTTtgtccagccgtattatagctcccgagtctcttctgtcctctctgcaaagaGCTACAATGTGGCTGGAAAGCAAGctactgctatttggcatacaATGTCTCATGTTATGTATGTGTCAACTTCCAATAAACAGAGGAAAGAGTGATTCAGTCAAATTTTTGAGATGGAGAACTGTTTATTTTATcctacatgtaatacacatTACTGATTCTGtacctaatctccaaacagatcctacagtgccaaAGATAGCATCAAGcttgccaaggagtatagccgccCAAAGGGAATCAAACGGGcacatacacactcctaggccggcttcactcctctgccagcttttgataccatcttatgctatcgtaggatctgcttagagattagctGTACCTTCAGGTGCAAGCCTTGTGCCACCGATATGGGTCATCTCCTTTTGCGACCTCTCCTCTATCACAATCTCCTCTCCTGTGCGCAGGGAGAGGTCACAGGTCGTGGACGGCGCAGCGATGTAGAACGGCACGCCGTGGTGATGGGCCAGTATGGCCAGCTGGTACGTGCCAATCTTGTTTGCCGTGTCACCGTTAGCAACCACTCTGTCTGCACCGACAACAACCGCTGGAAAGACAGTGGCACACATTATTGGTAACATGTAGTCTCCTTTGCTTCGTGCCTC
This region includes:
- the LOC118422742 gene encoding uncharacterized protein LOC118422742, with product MKMALVTVLTVLCMCSTVCFVSAKPVSPLNKTLNLPELHVRGTHYEVGYTIGYTFRERIQDFYTKYTLLHDILTPFYKSEKGKAIVEGFLKVANDSFPQYVSELTGMSDGAGVPFIQAFLLTTRHEILLMERKRDVSSCSDVFMDIANQRVLAHNEDADPLIKDHAYLIHAQVSPYKLPNGTQIGDWEYFTAYTYPGHLPGCAFGHNLNGMVFTVNAVFPKNIQPNKQVRYMLNRAMLVARDPSEALDIITNKKGPGVASGFSVNIGYASDFSKLYNIEVAPTVPNLPQYSQTVLDVQGQEHYFHFNMYDKLNGTVPQYEDPSTEHRKARAAQMASPYDLKNIVDILGDTQDPDYPIYRTPNNKDGAETVATAIYDFSQGHFLVYLDNPKAGYAGNPIIQRFFPSY